The genomic segment TTTACTTATAGTTATATACTATCAGTTTAACAAATAATCCAGCCTCTTTGTTAAAGTAGATTTTCATATTGCTTAAATTTTAAATCCAAAATCTTTAATACATCTTTTAATAGCTTCTTCAGTTTCTAAAAAAACAATACCATTATTTTTAAATTTTAAATTTGATATTCTTAAATCCCTTTTTCTTTCTTTAAATCTTTCTTCATCCTTTATTAATATCTCGTTAACTTTATGTGATAAATTCATCTCTTCTAAAATAATTTTTGCTACATCATAAGTGCTTAGATTATTTTCACTACCAGTATTGTAAATTCCAAAAGGTATTTCAAATATTTTATTGAAGTTTTTAAGTAAATCATATATATAAGTCATTCCCCTATACTCATTTGAGGAAACTCTGATATTTTCGCCTTTTAATAGTGCACGTGTAATATTCCATATGATGTTAGAATTTACCCTCCCACACTTTTCTGGAAAACCAAATAACCAATTAAATCTTAAAATCCATACATCTTCTGTAATTTTGCTGACCGCTTGTTCTCCAAGAAGCTTTTG from the Clostridium beijerinckii genome contains:
- a CDS encoding SDR family oxidoreductase; amino-acid sequence: MDKILITGGKGFFASRFNEYYKDKYDIISLSKEELDITDEKKVISKIKEVNPKFIVHTAAIADTQVCEKNPEYSFEINVTGSKNIAKASDLVRANLIHISSEQVYNGNLEEGPYNENTIPVPDTVYGKQKLLGEQAVSKITEDVWILRFNWLFGFPEKCGRVNSNIIWNITRALLKGENIRVSSNEYRGMTYIYDLLKNFNKIFEIPFGIYNTGSENNLSTYDVAKIILEEMNLSHKVNEILIKDEERFKERKRDLRISNLKFKNNGIVFLETEEAIKRCIKDFGFKI